The proteins below are encoded in one region of Phaseolus vulgaris cultivar G19833 chromosome 1, P. vulgaris v2.0, whole genome shotgun sequence:
- the LOC137813723 gene encoding pentatricopeptide repeat-containing protein At5g15010, mitochondrial-like, giving the protein MSRIGSKLSLLSVALLRVNHNSVVVNRIHMVEQPLMGDAFNFFNLFRYETVLAPPNFGLSVSPFSTSSSTRSRGESTDGPAHEVLSDDDDGEGDEDDEYDDGHGTNKDKNGTNCSKLHLRDDDLAQDVKTILDIMHEMGSGASDIKQKLEHCSVALSQELVVEVISKTRNDWEAAFTFFLWAGKQPGYAHSVREYHSMISILGKMRKFDTAWTLIEEMRGGRTGPSFVTPQTLLIMIRRYCAIHDVARAINTFYAYKRFNFQIGLEEFQSLLSALCRYKNVQDAENLLFCNKNVFPFDIKSFNIVLNGWCNLIVSTSQAERIWKEMSKRGIKHDVVSYGSIISCYSKSSTLYKVLRMFDEMKNRKITPDRKVYNAVIYALAKGRLVKEAANLIEKMEDNNIIPNVVTYNSLIKPLCKARKVDEAKQLFDEMLERSLSPTIQTFHAFFRMLRTKEEVFELLDKMRELGCYPTNETYIMLIRKFCRWCQFDDVFKIWDAMREDGLSHDRSSYIVLIHGLFLNGKLEEAYRYYAEMQEKGFLPEPKTEEMLQAWVSGKQAKEDQVTGLESNQLENGSLKNIVKDIPSKFDREKYFLRQPEIRRVTRERGFSLWD; this is encoded by the coding sequence ATGAGCAGAATAGGATCTAAATTATCTCTTCTCTCTGTTGCGCTATTACGTGTCAACCATAACTCAGTAGTTGTTAATCGTATTCATATGGTAGAACAACCCCTTATGGGAGATGCCTTCAATTTCTTTAACCTTTTTAGGTATGAAACAGTTTTAGCTCCGCCAAATTTTGGTTTATCTGTCAGTCCCTTTTCTACTTCATCTTCAACCAGAAGCCGTGGTGAGTCAACTGATGGCCCTGCACATGAGGTCTTGAGTGATGACGATGATGGGGAAGGGGATGAAGATGATGAGTACGATGATGGTCATGGCACGAATAAAGATAAGAATGGTACCAATTGTAGTAAGTTACATTTAAGAGATGATGATCTTGCCCAAGATGTTAAAACCATTTTGGATATAATGCATGAGATGGGTTCTGGAGCATCTGACATTAAGCAGAAGCTTGAGCATTGCAGTGTGGCGCTATCACAAGAGTTGGTTGTGGAGGTCATTTCAAAAACTCGCAATGATTGGGAAGCGGCTTTCACATTTTTCTTATGGGCTGGCAAGCAGCCCGGGTATGCTCATTCGGTTCGGGAGTATCATTCTATGATCTCCATTCTTGGCAAAATGAGGAAGTTTGATACTGCTTGGACCTTAATTGAGGAAATGAGAGGAGGTAGAACTGGTCCATCTTTTGTCACTCCACAGACACTGTTGATCATGATCAGGAGATACTGTGCTATACATGATGTTGCAAGGGCTATCAATACTTTCTATGCTTATAAACGGTTTAACTTTCAAATTGGGCTAGAGGAATTTCAAAGCCTTCTTTCTGCCCTTTGCCGGTATAAGAATGTGCAGGATGCTGAGAACTTACTGTTCTGCAACAAAAATGTATTCCCATTTGACATTAAAAGCTTTAACATAGTTCTGAATGGATGGTGTAATTTGATTGTTAGCACTAGTCAGGCAGAAAGAATATGGAAGGAGATGAGCAAGAGAGGAATCAAACACGATGTTGTCTCTTATGGAAGTATCATATCTTGCTATTCAAAATCTTCTACACTTTACAAGGTGCTTAGGATGTTTGACGAAATGAAGAATAGGAAGATCACTCCCGACAGGAAAGTTTATAATGCAGTAATTTATGCTCTAGCAAAGGGTAGGCTTGTGAAAGAAGCTGCCAATCTTATTGAAAAAATGGAGGACAACAACATTATTCCGAATGTTGTTACATACAACTCCTTGATCAAACCTCTTTGTAAAGCTCGCAAAGTTGATGAAGCTAAACAACTTTTTGATGAGATGTTGGAGCGGAGCCTATCCCCAACAATTCAAACTTTTCATGCTTTCTTCCGTATGTTAAGGACCAAGGAAGAAGTATTTGAGCTCTTGGACAAAATGAGAGAGTTGGGATGCTACCCAACCAATGAGACTTATATAATGTTGATAAGAAAGTTTTGCCGCTGGTGCCAGTTTGATGATGTATTTAAGATATGGGATGCAATGAGGGAAGATGGACTCAGCCATGATCGTAGTTCATATATAGTTCTGATTCATGGGCTCTTTCTAAATGGAAAACTAGAAGAAGCATACAGATATTATGCAGAGATGCAAGAGAAAGGCTTCCTTCCTGAACCAAAGACGGAAGAAATGCTTCAGGCATGGGTTTCTGGGAAACAGGCAAAGGAGGACCAGGTGACAGGATTAGAATCTAATCAACTTGAAAATGGTAGTCTTAAAAATATAGTGAAGGACATACCCAGTAAATTTGATAgggaaaaatattttcttcgcCAACCTGAGATCAGAAGGGTAACAAGAGAACGAGGTTTTTCTTTATGGGATTAA